CCCTTTCCTGAACAATAATGACAAAGTATCAGATTACCGTAAGGAGTATACATGAGAAAAAAACGTGCTCTTTAAAATTCCTGTTGAAAGATTTTATAAAGCATAAGCAGACATTTATTTTGACAGGCATATTGTCTTAGTTTGTTAGTTAATCCTATAACTATAACTGTTCAGGTATTCTAAGAAAGTAGGTTTTTAACACACAAATCCACTCTCCAGATATGGATCTCCTGTGATATGTAAAACCGGGAGACATTTTTCTGTGTATCCACTCTTTTCAAAAACCTCTGGAATGTGCTTTGTTTTGTAGAGGAACTTCAGAACATCAACGGCAAGGTCAGAAATGTTGTTCTGTAGGCCCCTTTCATTTTCTCCCTTTGGAACATTAAGTGTCATTTTCCATAGGTGTGTTCCTCCAAACAGGTAGTCTTCTGGACCTAGGATAATTCCAAAGGGGGCTTGCCCTGTCCTTATAGTTACCACTGCCACATGGAAGACCCTGGAAGGGCTGTTATTTATAATCCCTGATAACACTGGTGAGCTGTAGTCCTGAAGTCTTTTGGTGACGTTGTTAGCCTGACTTGATAGAAGAGAAATCAGATTACTGGTAAAACAGATTAGTGTCTGAACTGCATTACTGTTTGTGACAGCTATTATAGTAGTTACCCCATCACGGTTTGGCTTTAAACTGTTGTCCAATGACCTTCTAGTAGCCAGGGTCTGACAAGAAAGCAAAGGATGTAAACGGACCATCTTTTCTCCGATGCGTCCCAATGAGATAGCTCTGCCATTTATGCCACTTCCTGAAGACATTAGACAGACGACAAGGATGAAGATTAGACTGAGCAATGCAGCCAGGCTGACCGATGGATAGAAATCAGAGTCTGTAGCTATCTGTACCCTTGTTGGTGTAGTCTCAGGAGAGCCCGGCTGGTCCCTAGTCCAGGGATCTTTATCCGGGTCAGGTTCATGGATAGAAATACCTTGATGGTTGTGCACCATTGAGTCTTCTAACTTGTCGAAGCTGGAGACAAGCAAAAACAAGAGACCGAATTTAAAAGTCAATTCATGGAAATATTGATTTATTGATCATTGCTGTGGAAATGGCTG
This DNA window, taken from Pelobates fuscus isolate aPelFus1 chromosome 9, aPelFus1.pri, whole genome shotgun sequence, encodes the following:
- the LOC134572616 gene encoding uncharacterized protein LOC134572616, whose translation is MVHNHQGISIHEPDPDKDPWTRDQPGSPETTPTRVQIATDSDFYPSVSLAALLSLIFILVVCLMSSGSGINGRAISLGRIGEKMVRLHPLLSCQTLATRRSLDNSLKPNRDGVTTIIAVTNSNAVQTLICFTSNLISLLSSQANNVTKRLQDYSSPVLSGIINNSPSRVFHVAVVTIRTGQAPFGIILGPEDYLFGGTHLWKMTLNVPKGENERGLQNNISDLAVDVLKFLYKTKHIPEVFEKSGYTEKCLPVLHITGDPYLESGFVC